In one Methanobrevibacter arboriphilus genomic region, the following are encoded:
- a CDS encoding U32 family peptidase, producing MSLPELLAPVGSIDHLKLAIFSGASSIYLSGKKFGARKYAKNFSLSEIESAVKFAHLHNVKVYVTVNTLIKDNELFEVADYVFKLYKCGIDGILVQDIGLLKVVKYICPNLNIHASTQMNIHNIEGIKWAKEQGISRIVLPRELTYNEVKEMVDFAHSVGIEIEIFVHGALCYSYSGRCLLSSLIGNRSGNRGTCAQPCRQKYQISIDDAESNKVNILSKINSKTNIKTNSRTNSKINSKTSIKTNKLKVNSNQHNGEYLISPKDLSLFDHLPKLIDLGVDSLKIEGRMRSKEYIAIVVSQYRQALNQLKGKLNFNNKNINKNNTNKNYNISKNYKNYRNHSSHKNHDSFKDNKYYNSKENLELVFNRGFTSGHILTKNNQKLINRRKPGHVGLFVGNVSNFNSRSNEISISLKKGLINIPERGDGILIESFDGDYGFEISNNPVLDVNKKNNQKYLLVKLVKENNNVNVSFKQGDNIYLTKRKKLNDLTKNMLHNNDKKSFKKSIVSIKFSIDSQNSDTLYFPVLEANVILGNGKKLNFIDKSDDSWELARNKPITTNQLKKQLLKIGDLPFYIDNIDIFYSGNLFTPLSKINEFRRDFFNKLEILILNSYIPDDNDLNISKNRLKDFKRNFISISNINSSSNEININNSINNSNINSNNNISNKSDISNYNNINNSNIDSNIINKTNHHLDNNKVVNESFNIINESYNNKTSKYSVSAYINDLEILRNISNNDYGETNFNRLYLEVPVGNDFLESKPIDVSYYIMFLKEALNISNNQKYELVWKWPDIAHKDTKEGLIKIVGILKKLNIKLNIMTSLLGMNSYLKDNYSVNIYGSYALNVFNSISASNLKDFDLLTFSPELSINDLKTLMDNYEVKNPVPEVLVKGNIETLITRKPFIDKKHYSYINSICNNNPKFNFIKDKSINDINFYLDDLKNNFYPIKSVEGGNLILNSRETSLEDQIPRLVSFGINNFSIDARWKSKDYLLNLKL from the coding sequence ATGAGTTTACCAGAATTATTAGCTCCTGTTGGTTCAATAGATCATTTAAAATTGGCTATTTTTTCAGGAGCAAGTTCTATATATTTGTCTGGCAAAAAATTTGGTGCTAGAAAATATGCAAAAAATTTTTCTTTATCTGAGATTGAAAGTGCAGTTAAATTTGCACATCTTCACAATGTTAAGGTTTATGTTACTGTAAATACTTTAATTAAGGATAATGAATTATTTGAAGTTGCAGATTATGTTTTTAAGTTATATAAATGTGGTATAGATGGAATATTAGTTCAAGATATAGGACTTTTAAAGGTTGTTAAATATATTTGTCCTAATTTGAATATTCATGCTTCTACTCAGATGAATATCCATAATATTGAAGGTATCAAATGGGCTAAAGAGCAAGGTATAAGCCGTATTGTCCTTCCAAGAGAGTTAACTTATAATGAAGTCAAAGAAATGGTTGATTTTGCTCATTCAGTTGGTATAGAAATTGAAATCTTTGTTCATGGTGCTTTATGTTATTCTTATTCTGGCAGATGTTTATTATCTTCCTTAATTGGAAATAGAAGTGGGAATAGAGGAACTTGTGCACAACCATGTCGCCAAAAATATCAAATTTCTATTGATGATGCTGAATCTAATAAAGTTAATATTCTGAGTAAAATTAATAGTAAAACTAATATTAAAACTAACAGTAGGACTAACAGTAAAATTAACAGCAAAACCAGTATTAAAACTAACAAATTAAAAGTTAATTCTAATCAGCATAATGGAGAATATTTAATTTCTCCCAAAGATTTATCCCTTTTTGACCACCTTCCAAAATTGATTGATTTAGGAGTAGATAGTTTAAAAATTGAAGGTAGAATGAGGAGTAAAGAATATATTGCTATTGTTGTTAGTCAATATAGGCAGGCTCTAAATCAATTAAAAGGGAAATTAAATTTTAATAATAAAAATATTAATAAAAACAATACTAATAAAAATTATAATATTAGTAAAAATTATAAAAACTATAGAAATCATTCAAGTCATAAAAATCATGATTCTTTTAAGGATAACAAATATTATAATTCTAAAGAAAACTTAGAGTTGGTTTTTAACAGAGGCTTTACTTCCGGACATATTTTAACTAAAAACAATCAAAAATTAATCAATAGAAGAAAACCAGGTCATGTTGGTCTTTTTGTTGGTAATGTTTCTAATTTTAATTCTAGATCAAATGAGATTTCTATTTCATTAAAAAAAGGCTTGATCAATATTCCCGAAAGAGGAGATGGAATTTTAATAGAATCTTTTGATGGTGATTATGGGTTTGAAATTTCTAATAATCCTGTTTTAGATGTTAATAAAAAAAATAATCAGAAATATCTTTTAGTTAAACTTGTAAAAGAAAATAATAATGTTAATGTTTCTTTTAAACAAGGAGATAATATTTATTTAACTAAAAGAAAAAAGCTCAATGATTTAACTAAAAATATGCTTCATAATAATGATAAAAAAAGCTTTAAAAAATCTATTGTGTCTATTAAATTCTCTATAGATTCTCAAAATTCAGATACTTTATATTTTCCTGTGCTAGAAGCTAATGTTATTTTAGGTAATGGTAAAAAGCTAAATTTTATTGATAAAAGTGATGATTCTTGGGAACTTGCTAGGAATAAACCTATTACTACTAATCAACTTAAAAAACAGCTTTTAAAGATAGGTGACCTTCCTTTTTATATTGATAATATAGATATATTTTATTCTGGAAATTTATTTACTCCATTAAGTAAAATCAATGAGTTTAGAAGAGATTTTTTTAATAAGTTAGAGATTCTTATTTTAAATAGTTATATTCCTGATGATAATGATCTGAATATTTCAAAAAATAGGTTAAAAGATTTTAAAAGGAATTTTATAAGTATTTCTAATATTAATAGTAGTAGTAATGAGATTAATATCAATAATAGTATCAATAATAGTAATATTAATAGTAATAATAATATTAGTAATAAAAGTGATATAAGTAATTATAATAATATAAATAATAGCAATATTGATAGTAACATTATTAATAAGACTAATCATCATCTTGATAATAATAAGGTTGTTAATGAGAGTTTTAATATTATTAATGAAAGTTATAATAATAAAACTTCTAAATATTCAGTATCTGCATATATCAATGATCTTGAGATCCTTAGAAATATTTCAAACAATGATTATGGGGAAACAAATTTCAACCGATTATATTTAGAAGTACCAGTTGGAAATGATTTTTTAGAATCAAAACCTATCGATGTTAGTTACTATATAATGTTTTTAAAGGAAGCATTAAATATTTCAAACAATCAAAAATATGAACTTGTATGGAAATGGCCAGATATAGCTCATAAAGACACTAAAGAAGGATTAATTAAAATAGTTGGAATATTAAAAAAATTAAACATAAAACTAAATATCATGACAAGCTTATTGGGTATGAATAGTTATTTAAAAGATAATTATAGTGTTAATATTTATGGTTCCTATGCATTAAATGTTTTTAATTCTATTTCTGCCTCAAATCTTAAAGATTTTGATTTATTGACTTTTTCTCCTGAATTATCTATCAATGATTTAAAAACTTTGATGGATAATTATGAAGTTAAAAATCCTGTTCCTGAAGTTCTTGTTAAGGGTAATATAGAAACTTTGATAACTAGAAAACCATTTATAGATAAAAAACATTATAGTTATATAAATAGTATTTGTAATAATAATCCTAAATTTAATTTTATTAAAGATAAAAGTATTAATGATATTAATTTTTATTTGGATGATCTTAAGAATAATTTTTATCCTATCAAAAGTGTTGAGGGTGGAAACTTAATTTTAAATAGTCGTGAGACTTCTTTGGAGGATCAAATTCCCCGCTTAGTTTCATTTGGTATTAATAATTTTTCAATTGATGCTCGATGGAAATCTAAAGATTATCTACTAAACTTAAAATTATAA
- a CDS encoding CDGSH iron-sulfur domain-containing protein — protein sequence MKIKITKDGPYIVTGNIPLYNEIIACDEEGNTTGFKEKEKIDSSETYTLCRCGESENKPFCDGSHLKINFDGTEVVSKKIYEESLTTFETDKIRLDDAIELCDHSRFCQKNEGIRKLIEKGDPESIKIAKEQASNCPSGRLLILDKESGESTEKEYEKEIVILYDQGKDCEGPIWVKGKIPIESEDGDFYENRNRITLCRCGKSKHKPFCDGKHWMSPEMEYKFRKKWNLKDLD from the coding sequence ATGAAAATTAAAATAACAAAGGACGGTCCTTACATAGTGACTGGAAATATTCCATTATATAACGAAATAATAGCTTGTGATGAAGAAGGAAATACAACTGGCTTTAAAGAAAAAGAAAAAATAGATTCTAGTGAAACATATACTCTTTGTAGATGTGGGGAAAGTGAAAATAAGCCATTTTGCGATGGGTCTCATTTGAAAATCAACTTCGATGGAACTGAAGTTGTTAGTAAAAAAATATATGAAGAAAGCTTAACTACATTTGAAACAGATAAAATACGTTTAGACGATGCAATAGAACTTTGTGATCATTCTAGGTTCTGTCAAAAAAATGAAGGAATTAGAAAATTAATAGAAAAAGGAGATCCTGAATCAATAAAAATTGCAAAAGAACAAGCTTCTAACTGTCCATCTGGAAGACTCTTAATTTTGGATAAAGAAAGTGGGGAATCTACAGAAAAAGAATATGAAAAAGAAATTGTAATACTATATGATCAAGGTAAAGATTGTGAAGGACCTATATGGGTTAAAGGTAAAATTCCTATAGAAAGTGAAGATGGTGATTTTTATGAAAACAGAAATCGAATAACACTTTGTAGATGTGGAAAATCAAAACACAAACCTTTTTGTGATGGTAAGCATTGGATGTCTCCAGAAATGGAATATAAATTCAGAAAAAAATGGAACTTAAAAGACCTTGATTAA
- the mer gene encoding 5,10-methylenetetrahydromethanopterin reductase: MKFGIEFVPNEPIDKIAKLVKLAEDVGFEYVWITDHYNNKNVYEALALLAEATETIKLGPGVTNPYVRSPAVTAAAIATLDELSNGRATLGIGPGDKATFDALGIEWTKPVSTIKSAIEMMETLMSGGKTESGAQLGGVKAVQDKIPIYMGAQGPMMLKTAGECSDGALINASNPKDFEAAVPLIEEGAKAGGKSMSDVDVAAYTCCSIAADSAAAVNAAKIVVAFIAAGSPPPVLQRHGLPEGINEKLGGLIGKGDFGGAISAVSDDLMEAFSVCGTPDEFIPKIEALGEMGVTQYVAGSPIGPDKEESIKLLGDVISSF; the protein is encoded by the coding sequence ATGAAGTTCGGTATCGAATTTGTTCCAAATGAACCAATTGATAAAATTGCAAAGCTTGTTAAATTGGCAGAAGACGTAGGATTTGAATATGTCTGGATTACTGACCATTACAACAACAAGAACGTATATGAAGCATTAGCTTTATTAGCTGAAGCAACAGAGACTATTAAATTAGGACCTGGTGTAACCAATCCTTATGTAAGAAGTCCTGCTGTAACAGCTGCAGCAATTGCTACTTTAGATGAATTATCCAATGGTAGAGCTACTTTAGGTATTGGACCTGGAGACAAAGCTACTTTCGATGCTCTCGGAATTGAATGGACAAAACCAGTAAGTACCATCAAAAGTGCTATAGAAATGATGGAAACTTTAATGTCCGGTGGAAAAACAGAGTCTGGAGCTCAACTCGGAGGAGTAAAAGCAGTCCAAGATAAAATCCCTATTTATATGGGTGCACAAGGACCGATGATGTTAAAAACCGCAGGAGAATGCTCTGACGGTGCTTTAATTAACGCATCAAATCCTAAAGACTTTGAAGCTGCAGTACCTTTAATTGAAGAAGGAGCTAAAGCTGGTGGAAAATCTATGTCTGATGTTGACGTAGCTGCATACACTTGCTGTTCTATTGCTGCTGATTCTGCTGCTGCTGTAAATGCTGCAAAAATTGTTGTAGCTTTCATTGCTGCCGGTTCCCCACCTCCTGTATTACAAAGACATGGATTACCTGAAGGAATCAACGAAAAACTCGGAGGATTAATTGGTAAAGGTGACTTTGGTGGAGCTATTAGTGCAGTAAGTGACGATTTAATGGAAGCTTTCTCTGTATGTGGTACACCTGATGAATTTATACCAAAAATCGAAGCTCTCGGAGAAATGGGTGTTACACAATACGTAGCAGGTTCCCCAATCGGACCAGATAAAGAAGAATCTATTAAATTATTAGGAGACGTTATAAGCAGCTTTTAA
- a CDS encoding SPL family radical SAM protein — MENNENHNSNNFDINNSIINNFNFYELAKKHGFKEKNVKTILNKSKENRGVFLGDYSLNPYLGCSFDCKYCYINGSKYAGSTKSFYIKSNALNILKNQLKRKSKIGERGIILFGSATDPYIDIEKELFLTRDLLKITNRFRFPIHLVTKSDLVLRDIDLFKKINENGILPKDIEKLDSKVIITFSFSTLDEKVAKIFEPNAPNINRRLKAIKKLKDEEFLVGVSLMPLLPFISDSYESIDKIISIFSDIEVDYVFGGSLTLFGERDNDSKTKYYKILNENFPKFVEPTKNIFKEKEYPNISYQNNIYKNLENVCRKYNIKNSII; from the coding sequence TTGGAAAATAATGAAAATCATAATTCTAATAATTTTGACATTAATAATAGTATTATTAATAATTTTAATTTTTATGAATTAGCTAAAAAACATGGTTTTAAAGAAAAAAATGTTAAAACAATTCTTAATAAAAGTAAAGAAAATAGGGGAGTATTTTTAGGAGATTATTCTTTAAACCCTTACTTGGGCTGTTCTTTTGATTGTAAATATTGTTATATTAATGGAAGCAAATATGCTGGTTCTACTAAGTCTTTTTATATAAAATCTAATGCTTTAAATATTCTTAAAAATCAATTAAAAAGAAAATCAAAGATAGGTGAGCGAGGGATTATTCTATTTGGATCTGCCACTGATCCTTATATTGACATTGAAAAAGAGCTATTTCTTACTAGAGATTTACTAAAAATAACTAATAGATTTAGATTTCCTATACACTTAGTAACTAAATCTGATCTGGTTTTAAGAGATATTGATTTGTTTAAAAAAATTAATGAAAATGGAATATTGCCAAAAGATATAGAAAAACTTGATTCAAAAGTAATTATAACATTTTCATTTTCAACATTGGATGAAAAAGTAGCTAAAATTTTTGAACCAAATGCTCCAAATATAAATAGAAGGTTAAAGGCTATTAAAAAATTAAAAGATGAAGAATTTTTAGTAGGAGTATCATTAATGCCTCTTCTTCCTTTTATTTCAGATTCATATGAATCTATTGATAAAATTATTTCTATTTTCAGTGATATTGAAGTTGACTATGTTTTTGGAGGATCTCTTACATTATTTGGTGAGAGGGATAATGATTCTAAAACAAAGTATTATAAAATACTTAATGAAAACTTTCCTAAATTTGTTGAACCTACTAAAAATATTTTTAAAGAAAAAGAATATCCTAATATTAGCTATCAAAATAATATTTATAAAAATCTAGAGAATGTTTGTAGAAAATATAATATTAAAAATTCAATTATTTAG
- a CDS encoding archaeosine biosynthesis radical SAM protein RaSEA, producing the protein MEIQKLNKEIRDNYLERMKTRPPERLSTSWYQDDLLYRGSGKSLFVIVPTPGCSWALGDSGGCTMCSYISDCTLEPIDDELIIQLFKKELDRHIDDIKADGKTMPIAIKIFVSGSFLNLQEISKEVRYEILETISKIDEIKEVIVESRPEYVKKENIEEIFSIIGDRLFEVSIGLESQNDFIREEKINKGFSKEDFEKAVNIIAKIDNDEDNNYKAKSKAYIFIKPILTSEKEAIDEAIQTSYYAESVGVSRVSFCPATIHKGTIIERFWRKGSYQPPWIWSVIKIINEARKNLNIPSFMDTSGFGSRRGPYNCKKCNKDLKHAIIDSNIKQSIIDDYECQCKNEWLAEINSKNFNKSKTKIKHLPLI; encoded by the coding sequence ATGGAAATTCAAAAACTTAATAAAGAAATAAGAGATAATTACCTTGAAAGAATGAAAACAAGACCTCCAGAAAGGTTATCTACAAGTTGGTATCAAGATGATTTACTTTATAGAGGATCTGGAAAAAGTTTATTTGTAATAGTTCCAACTCCAGGCTGTTCATGGGCATTAGGAGATTCTGGAGGATGTACTATGTGTAGTTATATTTCAGACTGTACATTAGAACCAATTGATGATGAACTGATAATTCAATTATTTAAAAAAGAATTAGATAGACATATAGATGATATAAAAGCTGATGGTAAAACTATGCCAATAGCTATTAAGATATTTGTTTCAGGAAGCTTTCTAAATCTTCAAGAAATTTCTAAAGAAGTTCGATATGAAATACTTGAAACTATTTCAAAAATAGATGAAATAAAAGAAGTTATAGTTGAATCTCGTCCAGAATATGTAAAAAAAGAAAATATTGAGGAAATATTTTCAATTATTGGAGATAGGTTATTTGAAGTAAGCATTGGATTAGAATCTCAAAATGACTTTATAAGAGAAGAAAAGATTAACAAAGGATTTTCAAAAGAAGACTTTGAAAAAGCTGTAAATATAATAGCAAAAATAGATAATGATGAAGATAATAATTATAAAGCTAAATCTAAAGCATATATTTTCATAAAACCAATTTTAACATCAGAAAAAGAAGCAATAGATGAAGCTATTCAAACATCATACTATGCAGAAAGTGTTGGAGTAAGTAGAGTTTCTTTTTGTCCAGCAACAATACACAAAGGAACAATAATAGAAAGATTTTGGAGAAAAGGATCTTACCAACCCCCTTGGATATGGAGTGTAATTAAGATCATAAATGAAGCTAGAAAAAATTTAAATATTCCTTCATTTATGGATACATCAGGTTTTGGATCTCGTAGAGGACCATATAATTGTAAAAAATGTAATAAAGATCTTAAACACGCAATTATTGATTCAAATATTAAACAAAGTATTATAGATGATTATGAATGCCAATGTAAAAATGAATGGCTAGCTGAAATAAATTCTAAAAATTTTAACAAATCTAAAACAAAAATTAAACATCTACCCCTTATATAA
- a CDS encoding DUF308 domain-containing protein — protein MKKSMLSILAIVLGLIIIAFPMLGLIGAQAIIGVAVLLMGVFLLISGISEVDYSPSRGIATVIIGILILILGLILLFSPNTFAFLAALTIYLAGILLIIAGLVTLIGNKDSGFSFWSGVLGIILGVIYIILGTYARDPMVLGALIGIWLVLTGIIRLLDN, from the coding sequence ATGAAAAAATCAATGCTTAGTATTTTAGCAATAGTATTAGGTTTAATTATAATAGCGTTTCCAATGTTAGGGTTAATTGGTGCTCAAGCTATTATTGGTGTGGCCGTTCTTTTAATGGGTGTATTTTTATTAATTAGTGGAATTTCAGAAGTAGATTATAGTCCTAGCAGAGGCATAGCTACAGTAATTATTGGTATTTTAATATTAATTTTAGGTTTAATCTTATTATTTAGTCCAAATACCTTTGCATTTTTAGCTGCTCTGACAATATACTTAGCTGGAATATTACTTATTATTGCAGGACTAGTAACATTAATTGGAAATAAAGATAGTGGTTTTTCATTTTGGAGTGGAGTTCTTGGAATAATATTAGGTGTTATATACATAATTTTAGGAACTTATGCTAGAGATCCTATGGTTTTAGGAGCATTAATAGGTATCTGGTTAGTATTAACTGGAATAATTAGACTTCTTGATAATTAA
- a CDS encoding adenylyltransferase/cytidyltransferase family protein — MIGISADFDPVHLGHVKLIEKGKEIAEKTGDEVVIYLNKGYSANHAPFFTPFEARRDMALATGADKVVGIEGLHHRLTLAYSVPIRIAMMIEDGVVDYVDAANVSTPEIVKYAQKFVKQGIFVGIPRSLPNRNVIRWFAVNEFLKEKYGRNMDFHIIPELEINDKEANGKESIGKISGREIRKSIIENDMEIPEETKELLPKTTIKILQKEIKKGTIPGRRNWDIIKKRMNTCSRPNLMNISYLNGNAINEIIKGRVYRDEESIWATFRRAGYGPVLTRLAISSIEEGVTRQEVVNLMKSYEEKGVIPIEQSVDKVIERSFYVADKCEKGESASVANREFRSNPNIKIDNVPLFIDAGLYLTKFETKVLKRNLNNDLKEETSENKLNPQIYINKDGKLSCEIRVENKKIKTNLRLHSRDVTYIRYILDSQFIPVSTKIIKKKEGFRIRIFIHNQ, encoded by the coding sequence ATGATTGGAATAAGTGCAGATTTTGACCCAGTACATTTAGGACATGTAAAGCTAATAGAAAAGGGAAAAGAAATAGCTGAAAAAACTGGAGATGAAGTAGTAATATACCTAAATAAAGGCTATAGTGCAAATCATGCACCATTTTTCACTCCTTTTGAAGCAAGAAGAGACATGGCATTAGCTACAGGAGCAGATAAAGTAGTAGGTATTGAAGGACTTCACCATAGACTAACTTTAGCATATAGTGTACCAATCAGAATAGCTATGATGATAGAAGATGGAGTAGTGGATTATGTAGATGCTGCCAATGTATCAACTCCAGAAATTGTTAAATATGCACAAAAATTTGTAAAACAAGGAATATTTGTAGGAATCCCTAGAAGTCTTCCCAATCGTAACGTTATAAGATGGTTTGCTGTTAATGAATTTCTAAAAGAGAAATATGGGAGAAACATGGATTTTCATATCATTCCAGAATTAGAAATTAATGATAAAGAAGCTAATGGTAAAGAATCTATTGGTAAAATATCTGGAAGAGAAATTAGAAAATCCATTATTGAGAATGATATGGAAATACCAGAAGAAACAAAAGAATTACTTCCAAAAACAACGATAAAAATTCTTCAAAAAGAGATAAAAAAAGGAACAATACCTGGAAGAAGAAATTGGGATATTATAAAAAAAAGAATGAATACTTGTTCTAGACCTAATTTAATGAATATATCTTATCTAAATGGAAATGCTATTAATGAAATAATAAAAGGAAGAGTTTATAGAGATGAAGAGTCTATATGGGCAACATTTAGAAGAGCAGGTTATGGCCCAGTCCTTACTCGTTTAGCTATTAGTTCAATTGAAGAAGGAGTAACAAGACAAGAAGTAGTAAACCTAATGAAAAGTTATGAAGAAAAAGGAGTTATACCAATAGAACAAAGTGTTGATAAGGTAATTGAAAGATCATTTTATGTTGCAGATAAATGTGAAAAAGGAGAATCTGCTAGTGTAGCTAATAGAGAATTTAGAAGTAATCCCAATATTAAAATAGATAATGTTCCATTATTTATTGATGCAGGATTATACCTTACAAAATTTGAAACAAAAGTATTGAAAAGAAATCTAAATAATGATTTAAAGGAAGAAACTTCAGAAAATAAATTAAATCCTCAAATTTATATTAATAAAGATGGAAAACTTTCTTGTGAAATTAGAGTTGAGAATAAAAAAATAAAAACCAATTTAAGATTACATAGTAGAGATGTTACTTATATAAGGTATATACTTGATTCACAATTTATACCAGTATCGACTAAAATAATAAAGAAAAAAGAAGGGTTTAGAATAAGGATTTTTATACATAACCAATGA
- a CDS encoding NAD(P)-binding domain-containing protein: MKIGFIGFGEVASTISKKLLDNNVDVLSSINGRSDKTKKLAKSSGIDLVNSFEDVALSSDILISTVSPFEALEISKKYGILTNGIFLDLNNISPKTTLEIFDFFKGINEKKSSNFIKGSIIGKISSKNQIIYLSGENSNDLILLKDYGLNIKVIGSNITDASYIKMIRSIYSKSLTAVTYEAFKISESLNMEDEFFEVLSITEGKDFEIQARSRIKSLKNSHERKYEEMIEILKFLESIQSSNDFRANNMIKATKNKFKDIK, translated from the coding sequence TTGAAAATAGGGTTCATTGGTTTTGGAGAAGTTGCTTCAACGATCTCAAAAAAACTTTTAGATAATAATGTTGATGTTTTAAGCTCTATAAATGGTCGAAGTGATAAAACAAAGAAATTGGCTAAAAGTTCTGGAATAGATTTGGTTAATAGCTTTGAAGATGTTGCTTTATCTTCTGATATTTTGATATCTACTGTTTCTCCTTTTGAAGCTTTAGAAATATCTAAAAAATATGGGATATTAACTAATGGAATTTTTTTAGATTTAAATAATATTTCTCCTAAAACAACTTTAGAAATATTTGACTTTTTTAAGGGTATAAATGAAAAAAAATCCTCAAATTTTATAAAAGGATCTATCATTGGGAAAATATCTTCTAAAAATCAGATTATTTATCTTTCTGGGGAAAATTCTAATGATTTAATTCTTTTAAAAGATTATGGGCTTAATATTAAAGTTATAGGAAGTAATATTACAGATGCTTCATATATAAAAATGATTAGAAGTATTTATTCAAAATCACTTACAGCTGTAACTTATGAGGCTTTTAAAATTTCAGAAAGTTTAAATATGGAGGATGAGTTTTTTGAAGTTTTATCTATTACTGAAGGTAAAGATTTTGAAATTCAAGCTAGATCAAGAATTAAAAGTTTAAAAAATTCACATGAAAGAAAATATGAAGAAATGATCGAAATTTTAAAATTTTTAGAAAGTATTCAATCTTCAAATGATTTTAGAGCTAATAATATGATTAAAGCCACAAAAAACAAGTTTAAAGATATAAAATAA
- a CDS encoding damage-control phosphatase ARMT1 family protein: MKVYYECGACFLRQSKDAMDLATDDDALKLELMEEILDFLAKNFNEDASSNKLGSAVHRIIKEKTNCDDPYYKEKIIGNKIALEFLPKIQKLLEKDNTLENYIKIGIVGNILDFGALGLDFDPQNFILSNLKKKLAINDIDKLKESISNHNRLLYLADNTGEIVFDKLLIEKLRDFGLEITVALKEKPIINDACLEDALDIGLNEIANLTTIGTDSVGIIYEEASEEFRKIFDSHDFIISKGLGNYEGLTEIDLENKDVFCLLCVKCSAIAKDIDLKEKDNVLLKL, encoded by the coding sequence ATGAAAGTTTATTATGAATGTGGTGCTTGTTTTCTTCGTCAATCTAAAGATGCAATGGATTTAGCAACTGATGATGATGCATTAAAACTTGAATTAATGGAAGAAATATTGGATTTTTTAGCTAAAAATTTTAATGAAGATGCATCTTCTAATAAATTAGGTTCAGCTGTACATAGAATCATAAAAGAGAAAACTAATTGTGATGATCCTTACTATAAAGAAAAAATCATTGGAAATAAAATAGCTCTTGAATTCCTTCCTAAAATTCAAAAACTTTTAGAAAAAGATAACACTCTTGAAAATTATATTAAAATAGGTATTGTAGGCAATATACTAGATTTTGGAGCTTTAGGGCTTGACTTTGACCCTCAAAATTTTATACTTTCTAATTTAAAAAAGAAACTAGCTATAAATGATATTGATAAACTCAAAGAATCTATTTCTAATCATAATCGCTTACTTTATCTTGCAGATAATACTGGCGAGATTGTTTTTGATAAACTCCTTATTGAGAAATTAAGAGATTTTGGATTAGAGATTACTGTTGCTCTTAAAGAAAAACCTATTATTAATGATGCTTGTTTAGAAGATGCCTTAGATATTGGTCTTAATGAAATTGCTAATTTAACAACTATTGGTACTGATTCTGTTGGTATAATATATGAAGAAGCTTCTGAAGAATTTAGGAAAATTTTTGATTCTCATGATTTTATAATATCTAAGGGACTAGGGAACTATGAAGGTTTAACTGAAATTGACCTTGAAAATAAAGATGTTTTTTGTCTTTTATGTGTAAAATGTAGTGCCATAGCTAAAGATATTGATCTTAAAGAGAAAGATAATGTGCTTTTAAAGTTATAA